Proteins from a genomic interval of Panthera uncia isolate 11264 chromosome C1 unlocalized genomic scaffold, Puncia_PCG_1.0 HiC_scaffold_4, whole genome shotgun sequence:
- the CD160 gene encoding CD160 antigen, whose translation MVLEPGRPCLEIPMCFQEIEAKDITGANVCFEFLQLLTTCRTLMAPGRGCLVLAILLAMVDIRLGGCLHILSSFSQDGKQLSLICTLRHTKEEAEGAIVFLCKDRSSDCFPETSLRQLRLRPDPREDGISERSSQLVFTINHATPSDSGTYQCCATSQRPDMRLQGHFFSVLVTEAGNYTVKGLKQRRHPEFTHSQGTPSSGFLQKVWVMLATSLLALQAL comes from the exons ATGGTCTTGGAGCCCGGAAGGCCTTGTCTAGAAATCCCCATGTGCTTTCAGGAAATCGAGGCCAAGGATATCACTGGAGCCAACGTTTGCTTTGAGTTTCTGCAGCTGCTGACAACGTGCCGGACCCTGATGGCACCTGGCAGAGGCTGCTTGGTCCTGGCCATTCTGCTGGCAATGGTGGACATCCGACTTGGTG GGTGCTTGCACATCCTCAGCTCATTTTCCCAGGATGGAAAGCAATTAAGCTTGATCTGTACTTTGCGGCATACAAAAGAAGAGGCTGAGGGTGCTATAGTGTTTTTGTGCAAGGACAGGTCTTCGGACTGTTTCCCTGAGACCAGCCTGCGGCAACTGAGACTTCGACCGGATCCCAGGGAAGATGGCATCAGCGAAAGATCATCTCAGTTGGTGTTCACCATAAACCATGCCACACCATCAGACAGCGGGACCTACCAGTGTTGTGCCACAAGCCAGAGGCCAGATATGCGCCTTCAGGGccactttttctctgttttagtCACAG AGGCAGGGAACTACACAGTCAAAGGATTGAAGCAAAGAAGACACCCCGAGTTCACTCACAGTCAAGGCACTCCCAGTTCAGGCTTCCTGCAAAAGGTCTGGGTGATGCTGGCCACTAGCCTGCTGGCCCTTCAAG CTTTGTAA